The Bacillus sp. Marseille-Q1617 genome has a segment encoding these proteins:
- a CDS encoding TraB/GumN family protein: MEEQNITRLSLDGKEYILIGTAHVSKKSAEQVKEVIEREQPDSVCVELDEQRYQSIMQGDKWKETDIFKVIKDRKATFLLMNLAISSFQKRMAKQLGIQAGQEMIQGIESAKETGAELVLADRNIQVTFSRIWSNVGFTGKAKLLMQIIYSIFSNDNISEEELEKLKSKDMLEGMLNEFTETFPRLKKPLIDERDQYLSQKIKEAPGKKIVAVLGAAHVPGIKEEIKKEHNLDQLNERPPKSQLPKIIGWGIPVFILALIAYTFISNPDAGMQQSISWILWNGGFSALGVAIAFGHPLAILTAFIAAPITSLNPLLAAGWFAGAVQAYFKRPNVADFDRLSEDVLSVKGFWSNKVTRVLLIVVLANLGSSLGTFIGGADVVRLFFENL; encoded by the coding sequence ATGGAAGAACAGAACATAACAAGATTGAGCCTGGATGGTAAAGAATACATACTGATCGGCACTGCCCACGTCTCAAAGAAGAGCGCAGAACAAGTTAAGGAAGTCATTGAAAGAGAACAGCCTGATTCCGTGTGTGTAGAGCTGGATGAACAAAGATACCAGTCCATCATGCAAGGGGACAAATGGAAGGAAACGGATATTTTCAAAGTGATAAAAGATCGTAAAGCGACATTCTTATTGATGAACTTAGCGATTTCTTCTTTTCAAAAAAGAATGGCGAAACAACTGGGCATTCAAGCTGGTCAGGAAATGATCCAAGGTATTGAGTCTGCAAAGGAAACAGGAGCGGAACTTGTCCTCGCTGATCGGAATATACAGGTGACGTTTTCCCGGATCTGGAGTAATGTAGGGTTTACTGGAAAAGCAAAATTACTTATGCAAATCATATACAGCATCTTTAGTAACGACAATATTTCAGAAGAAGAGCTTGAGAAGCTGAAATCGAAGGATATGCTTGAAGGGATGTTAAATGAATTTACAGAAACATTTCCTCGCTTGAAGAAACCATTGATTGATGAACGAGATCAATATCTTTCTCAAAAGATAAAAGAAGCTCCAGGAAAGAAAATTGTTGCTGTGCTGGGTGCGGCGCACGTTCCTGGAATTAAAGAGGAGATCAAGAAGGAACATAATCTTGATCAATTAAATGAACGCCCGCCAAAATCCCAACTTCCTAAAATCATAGGATGGGGGATCCCGGTTTTCATACTGGCACTCATTGCGTACACATTCATTTCCAACCCTGATGCAGGTATGCAGCAGTCAATCAGCTGGATTTTATGGAATGGAGGATTTTCTGCTCTGGGTGTGGCAATTGCATTCGGGCATCCATTGGCCATATTAACCGCGTTTATTGCAGCGCCTATCACTTCGCTCAATCCATTGCTGGCTGCGGGGTGGTTTGCCGGGGCCGTCCAGGCTTACTTTAAGCGTCCGAATGTTGCAGACTTCGACCGATTATCTGAAGATGTATTAAGTGTGAAGGGATTTTGGTCTAATAAGGTGACTCGTGTATTATTAATCGTAGTATTAGCCAACCTGGGCAGTTCATTGGGAACCTTTATCGGAGGAGCAGATGTCGTAAGATTATTCTTCGAAAACCTTTAA
- a CDS encoding GNAT family N-acetyltransferase, producing the protein MFKSLTTNRLQLRPFTKSDAPDIQKLASNKEVAGIIGLPQPYLLQHAIDWIDIQPALFENGTEYPLAITLKETDELIGTITLRVDKKNQKGELGYWIGQPYWGRGLATEAVKKMMNFGIEDLGLNKIFASALSKNTGSIAVLQKAGLKREGVLKEDRLFSGHFEDIDIYGIVKKDYESNH; encoded by the coding sequence ATGTTCAAATCATTAACCACCAATAGACTCCAATTGAGACCCTTCACGAAGAGCGACGCCCCGGATATACAAAAGCTCGCAAGCAATAAGGAGGTAGCGGGGATTATCGGCTTGCCTCAGCCGTATTTATTACAGCACGCCATTGATTGGATCGATATCCAGCCGGCTTTATTCGAAAATGGCACTGAATATCCATTGGCGATCACCCTGAAAGAAACCGATGAACTTATTGGAACCATTACGTTACGTGTCGATAAAAAAAACCAGAAGGGTGAGCTTGGGTATTGGATAGGGCAACCTTATTGGGGCAGGGGACTTGCCACTGAAGCAGTGAAGAAAATGATGAATTTCGGAATTGAAGATCTTGGTCTTAACAAGATCTTTGCCTCTGCCTTGTCGAAAAACACTGGTTCGATAGCCGTTCTTCAAAAAGCTGGATTAAAAAGAGAAGGCGTACTGAAAGAGGATCGTTTGTTTTCTGGTCATTTTGAAGATATTGATATCTATGGAATTGTGAAGAAAGACTATGAAAGTAATCATTAA
- a CDS encoding CBO0543 family protein yields the protein MKRKLETKVLRGLMIFGFLAFFQLIRKPPMKDWNIVFLLKSYVATFLDTIVVRNGYIKYPVTLFKSFDISVIFSYLLFPVTCVYFNQLTKHSRFPAIFLICTAFSLPMALVEHFLERNTKLIDYKRNWNWLFSLGSIFGSFIGVRFLYKLISYLSEKYTLQPTSSMEIKKNQLR from the coding sequence ATGAAACGCAAATTAGAAACCAAAGTATTGCGCGGCTTGATGATATTTGGGTTTTTGGCTTTCTTTCAATTGATTCGGAAGCCCCCTATGAAAGACTGGAATATTGTCTTCCTGCTGAAAAGCTATGTTGCAACTTTTCTTGATACAATCGTTGTGCGAAACGGCTATATTAAATATCCAGTCACTCTCTTTAAGTCATTTGATATCAGCGTCATTTTCAGTTATCTGCTATTCCCGGTAACTTGTGTATATTTTAATCAATTGACAAAACACTCAAGATTTCCAGCAATATTTTTAATTTGCACAGCATTCAGCCTCCCTATGGCACTTGTAGAGCATTTTCTTGAAAGAAATACGAAACTGATCGACTATAAACGAAATTGGAACTGGCTCTTCAGTCTTGGTTCAATCTTTGGATCATTTATTGGAGTACGTTTCCTCTACAAACTCATTAGTTACCTATCAGAAAAATATACCTTACAACCAACTTCCAGTATGGAAATAAAAAAGAACCAGTTGAGATAA
- a CDS encoding nucleoside hydrolase, which produces MKKKVLLFADVGIDDTIALIYAYLSDEIELVGVVADYGNVPRVRAIQTANFLMTYVPEEKKFPIIGGAEIPMTAKEPIFYPEIHGEYGLGPIIPDKLGNTTENFFEIVKIIEQYDGELTIVSVGRLTSLATMYILYPALMGTVKEIYVMGGAFWVPGNVTAVSEANFYSDPVAARLVMNYADNLTIIPLNVTDYAIVTPEMVDYIDSKGRTELLKPLLDYYYAFYKERNPDIQGSPVHDAITLMAPLYEDMFTFRELPVYIETTEGRINQGQSITDIRPYIKFEEDAKKHRIAFGFDYRKFFNRFMSVMTGEVFE; this is translated from the coding sequence GTGAAAAAGAAGGTTCTGCTTTTCGCTGATGTCGGAATCGATGACACCATTGCGCTAATTTATGCATACTTAAGTGATGAGATAGAACTTGTCGGAGTTGTAGCGGATTATGGAAATGTACCAAGGGTTCGTGCAATCCAGACAGCGAATTTCTTAATGACATATGTTCCGGAAGAAAAGAAGTTTCCTATTATCGGGGGCGCAGAAATTCCCATGACAGCCAAAGAACCAATATTTTACCCGGAAATCCATGGGGAGTACGGCTTGGGGCCAATCATTCCCGATAAATTAGGGAACACAACTGAAAACTTTTTCGAAATCGTGAAAATCATTGAACAATATGATGGAGAATTAACCATAGTGAGTGTAGGAAGGTTAACGTCGCTCGCAACCATGTATATTCTGTACCCTGCCTTAATGGGTACAGTGAAGGAAATTTATGTGATGGGAGGCGCATTTTGGGTTCCGGGAAATGTAACAGCGGTCTCAGAAGCAAACTTTTATTCAGATCCGGTTGCGGCAAGACTGGTGATGAACTATGCGGATAACTTAACAATCATTCCACTGAATGTCACTGATTATGCAATCGTAACGCCTGAAATGGTGGACTATATAGACTCCAAAGGACGTACGGAGCTGTTAAAACCCCTGCTCGATTACTATTATGCTTTCTATAAGGAACGAAATCCAGATATTCAGGGTAGCCCTGTACATGATGCGATTACCCTTATGGCCCCTCTTTATGAAGATATGTTCACCTTCAGGGAACTGCCCGTTTATATTGAGACAACGGAAGGGCGTATCAATCAAGGGCAAAGCATCACAGATATCAGGCCGTATATCAAGTTTGAGGAAGATGCTAAAAAGCACCGCATTGCATTCGGATTTGATTACAGGAAGTTTTTTAACCGATTTATGTCAGTTATGACGGGAGAAGTCTTTGAATGA
- a CDS encoding acyl-CoA dehydrogenase family protein translates to MKKIENFYLEDPHLQQLMRRYLKGDFYQWANKELADFGEMCAVSIDERAVHTDREGQPRLIKYNRFGEEISEIWVNEGYKKTVEETYEKGIVGYIHKEIPELGCKGNYLYSYAQGYLLSQTEPGFYCPVTLTMATALLLEKYAPSEVKEKFLKHVLATGEVELYEGATFLTERQGGSDVGANSVRAVEKGNGYELFGEKYFASNSGMCGVAMVLARIDGARGGTKGLSLFAVPWRKEDGRLNGIHIRRLKDKLGVRAVPSAEIEFDGAKAYLVGEPNKGIYYMMEALNLSRICNAVASIGIMRRAYLEARNYACFREAFGEKLTHYPMIRESLVQLAAKQEVETSAVFSLVEKFDRAANDDIPTTEDEEALTRLLIAILKKESAEQAIHFSHEAIEIHGGNGYIEDFVLPRLLRDAQVLTVWEGTANILGLEVLRLMKKHEVHELFIKEMKKVIAGLPEDLSMLTTTVREGLTILETVLDKVASAHEDTQTYHSKRIAELMVRVYESVVALSDAALFGGERKRMIAEVFIENAWKKNEWLDSEMKSLKYFDEIVAVNVKV, encoded by the coding sequence ATGAAGAAAATAGAAAACTTTTATCTTGAGGATCCTCACCTTCAGCAGCTTATGCGCCGCTATCTTAAAGGCGATTTTTATCAATGGGCGAATAAGGAACTGGCCGATTTCGGTGAAATGTGTGCTGTCAGTATCGATGAGCGGGCGGTTCACACCGACCGTGAAGGGCAGCCCCGGCTGATCAAATATAATCGCTTCGGTGAAGAAATTTCAGAGATCTGGGTGAATGAAGGTTATAAGAAAACAGTCGAGGAGACTTATGAAAAAGGAATTGTGGGTTATATACACAAAGAAATACCCGAACTGGGGTGCAAGGGAAATTATCTTTATTCCTATGCCCAAGGATATCTCTTGTCACAAACCGAGCCAGGGTTTTACTGTCCAGTCACATTAACAATGGCAACGGCACTGCTGCTGGAAAAATATGCACCATCGGAAGTGAAAGAAAAGTTCTTGAAGCATGTGTTGGCGACGGGAGAAGTCGAATTGTATGAAGGAGCTACTTTCCTGACCGAGAGACAGGGGGGCTCGGATGTAGGGGCGAATTCAGTGCGTGCGGTTGAGAAGGGCAATGGCTATGAACTCTTTGGAGAAAAGTATTTCGCCTCCAATTCCGGTATGTGCGGTGTCGCAATGGTCCTGGCACGGATCGACGGTGCTCGAGGAGGTACAAAAGGACTCAGTTTGTTCGCAGTGCCATGGAGAAAGGAGGACGGCAGATTGAATGGCATTCATATCCGCAGATTGAAGGATAAGCTTGGCGTTCGTGCTGTACCTTCTGCTGAAATCGAGTTTGATGGAGCGAAAGCATACCTTGTGGGTGAACCGAATAAAGGCATTTATTATATGATGGAAGCCTTGAACCTGTCGCGGATCTGCAATGCCGTTGCGTCGATCGGTATCATGCGCCGAGCCTATTTGGAAGCGAGAAATTATGCGTGTTTCCGTGAGGCGTTTGGTGAGAAGCTGACGCACTACCCCATGATCAGAGAAAGTCTCGTTCAGTTGGCTGCTAAACAAGAGGTCGAGACGAGTGCAGTCTTCAGTTTGGTGGAAAAGTTTGACCGCGCAGCAAATGATGATATCCCCACAACTGAAGATGAAGAGGCGCTCACCAGGCTGCTCATCGCCATTTTGAAGAAAGAGAGTGCAGAACAGGCCATTCATTTTTCACATGAAGCAATTGAAATTCATGGAGGCAACGGGTATATCGAGGACTTCGTTCTGCCCCGCCTGCTAAGGGATGCACAAGTACTTACCGTCTGGGAGGGGACCGCGAATATACTAGGTCTTGAAGTGCTCCGCTTGATGAAGAAACATGAGGTACATGAGTTGTTTATCAAGGAAATGAAGAAGGTGATTGCTGGACTTCCTGAGGATCTTAGTATGTTAACTACAACGGTTCGAGAAGGATTGACTATCCTGGAAACCGTATTGGATAAAGTAGCAAGTGCTCATGAAGACACCCAGACGTATCACAGTAAGCGTATAGCGGAGTTAATGGTAAGGGTTTATGAAAGTGTCGTCGCATTGAGTGATGCAGCATTATTTGGGGGCGAGCGCAAGCGAATGATCGCAGAAGTGTTCATTGAGAATGCTTGGAAAAAGAATGAGTGGCTGGATTCAGAAATGAAATCACTTAAATATTTTGATGAAATCGTAGCAGTGAACGTTAAAGTTTAG
- a CDS encoding GNAT family N-acetyltransferase — MVEVVVRQEIMDDFALIKDVNDLAFKKEDESILIEKIRESEAYIPELSLVAVTDRKFLAGHILFSKIHIENHTGKMIPSVALGPIAVHPDYQGTGIGTSLIQEGIARARKLGYTSMIVLGHPAYYPRFGFKRASEFEIKAPIDIGDEYFMAMELERGGLKGITGTVRYSDPFGI; from the coding sequence ATGGTTGAAGTGGTGGTCAGACAGGAAATAATGGATGATTTTGCATTAATAAAAGATGTAAACGATCTCGCTTTTAAGAAGGAAGATGAATCGATTCTTATTGAGAAAATCAGGGAGAGTGAGGCATATATTCCGGAGCTTTCTCTTGTCGCGGTGACAGATCGAAAATTCTTGGCTGGACATATTCTATTCAGTAAAATACATATAGAGAATCATACGGGAAAAATGATTCCCTCCGTCGCATTGGGCCCTATTGCGGTACACCCGGATTATCAAGGGACGGGTATCGGGACTTCCCTGATACAGGAAGGAATTGCACGTGCAAGGAAGCTGGGATATACTTCAATGATCGTGCTGGGTCATCCGGCATACTATCCCCGCTTTGGATTTAAACGGGCAAGTGAGTTTGAAATAAAAGCCCCAATTGACATAGGGGACGAATACTTTATGGCGATGGAATTAGAAAGAGGCGGACTTAAGGGAATCACCGGCACAGTTCGTTATTCTGATCCTTTTGGAATCTAA
- a CDS encoding thioredoxin domain-containing protein translates to MKYLVIITLLVAVLLAAIVMLNNKAQPKDETLESHPSTDGQPILGEEGAPVSIVEFGDFKCPACKAWGEQIYPRVKSDFIDTGKANLTYVNVLFHGEESILAAQAAESVFKHDPDSYWEFQKELYKEQPQGGNHDAAWVTVDKLVEVAEKTTDMDAEQLKKDIEGEAAKDQLNIDTNLVEEFNIEQTPTIIINGTKLEDPYDYERIKSLIEEGQE, encoded by the coding sequence ATGAAATACTTAGTTATCATTACTCTATTGGTTGCCGTACTATTAGCAGCGATAGTCATGCTGAATAATAAAGCGCAGCCTAAGGATGAAACTCTCGAGTCTCATCCATCGACGGATGGTCAGCCGATCCTCGGCGAAGAGGGTGCACCTGTCTCGATCGTTGAGTTCGGGGATTTCAAGTGTCCCGCATGCAAAGCATGGGGAGAACAGATTTATCCTAGAGTCAAGAGTGACTTTATTGATACGGGCAAAGCGAATTTAACGTATGTAAATGTTTTATTCCATGGAGAAGAATCGATCCTTGCAGCACAGGCTGCAGAATCAGTTTTTAAACATGATCCCGATTCTTATTGGGAGTTCCAGAAGGAATTATATAAAGAGCAGCCTCAAGGCGGAAATCATGATGCTGCCTGGGTGACAGTGGACAAGCTGGTTGAAGTGGCTGAAAAGACCACAGATATGGATGCTGAACAATTGAAAAAGGATATTGAAGGTGAAGCAGCCAAAGACCAGCTTAACATCGATACAAATCTGGTAGAAGAATTTAACATAGAGCAAACACCGACAATTATTATCAACGGAACAAAATTAGAAGATCCATATGATTATGAAAGAATTAAATCACTTATTGAAGAAGGTCAGGAGTAA
- a CDS encoding disulfide oxidoreductase — translation MNGEKIDKTQLFMYGAWLISITATLGSLYFSEVKGFIPCELCWYQRIFMYPLTLILGVATFQNDSGLKKIVLPMSIFGGIISVFHYLEQKVPGFGGIKPCASGVPCNAEYINWLGFITIPFLALTAFSLITIFTFFWTKSK, via the coding sequence ATGAACGGGGAAAAGATTGATAAAACCCAACTTTTCATGTATGGAGCCTGGCTGATTTCAATCACTGCCACTTTGGGAAGCTTATATTTCAGTGAAGTGAAAGGGTTTATTCCATGTGAACTATGCTGGTATCAGCGGATATTCATGTATCCGTTGACCCTGATACTCGGTGTAGCCACTTTCCAAAATGATTCAGGCTTAAAGAAAATCGTCCTTCCAATGTCCATATTTGGAGGCATCATTTCAGTTTTTCATTATCTGGAGCAGAAGGTGCCAGGATTTGGAGGCATCAAGCCATGTGCAAGCGGAGTTCCATGCAATGCAGAATATATCAATTGGTTAGGCTTCATCACGATTCCATTTTTGGCATTGACCGCATTTAGTCTGATCACTATCTTTACTTTCTTCTGGACGAAATCCAAATAA
- a CDS encoding YnfA family protein codes for MLTAIGLFIIAGLAEIGGGYLIWLWLRENASPWYGVFGSLILVLYGIIPTLQNFPTFGRVYAAYGGVFIILAILWGWWVDKNTPDMYDFIGAAICMIGVSVILWAPR; via the coding sequence ATGTTGACAGCCATTGGTTTATTTATCATTGCAGGGCTGGCGGAAATTGGCGGAGGTTACCTAATCTGGCTCTGGCTGAGAGAAAATGCTTCACCATGGTATGGGGTATTCGGCAGCTTGATCCTGGTGTTGTACGGAATCATTCCAACGCTGCAAAACTTCCCGACCTTCGGAAGGGTGTATGCTGCTTACGGTGGAGTGTTCATCATCCTTGCCATTCTGTGGGGGTGGTGGGTCGATAAAAACACACCTGATATGTATGATTTCATTGGTGCTGCTATATGTATGATTGGTGTGTCCGTTATTTTATGGGCACCAAGATAG
- a CDS encoding metalloregulator ArsR/SmtB family transcription factor, with amino-acid sequence MGKNNKEDKLVEFKNAESASNQENCVEIDEETLFIVTQTFKALSEPTRVKILHLLAQKEHSVNEIAERLSLLQTTVSHQLRFLKNLRLVKYRREGTTLYYSADDDHVMNMLQQTMHHARHH; translated from the coding sequence ATGGGAAAAAATAATAAAGAAGATAAATTAGTCGAGTTTAAAAATGCAGAGTCAGCCAGCAATCAGGAAAACTGTGTTGAAATCGATGAAGAAACACTTTTCATCGTTACGCAAACGTTCAAAGCATTATCTGAACCGACAAGGGTGAAAATATTGCATTTATTAGCTCAAAAGGAGCATTCAGTAAATGAAATTGCGGAAAGATTGTCACTCCTCCAAACGACAGTTTCACATCAATTACGGTTCTTGAAGAATCTTCGATTGGTCAAATACAGACGTGAAGGGACAACGCTTTATTATTCTGCTGATGATGATCATGTGATGAACATGCTTCAGCAGACGATGCATCATGCAAGACATCACTAA
- a CDS encoding cation-translocating P-type ATPase — protein sequence MNEYKLQGLTCGNCAREMEERINQLENGEGSRILYNSSKLVLSDGVDMHKVEKILSSDGAAIMKENPDAHSDQGHAHDHSHTSSDKMKILIGLSAIIFFSAIYVDTQLNNIVPVIMYLTAAATSGYPTFIKGAKNLLNLKFNIDTLMTIALIGAFSIGEWKEGTLVAILFGINELLEGLGMEKARKSMEELLKVAPKEAILIENGQESVVPISSLSVGDLVLVKSGQKIPSDGIVATGKSSVNEAAITGEAMPVEKEKDEKVFGGSITNEGVLKVTITKEYQDSSLAKILHLVEEAQETKTPTEQFINRFAKYYTPIIMVISALVMIIPPLLLSGEWGFWFYQGLAVLIVGCPCALILSSPIAIVSGIARNAKNGILIKGGVFLEQLGKIDTVAFDKTGTLTKGHPYVEKMVVFDEENFLHVAGSVEKSSSHPVAKAVMEKVNGQKISLAEPEEISTISGQGVSAVIEGKSYKVGNEKSIAFTLPSDISEHINALKSEGYTLVIVSSEEKVLGIFGITDEIRDESKEIIDELYSAGIKHTVMLTGDHNKTAEKVAKQVGLTNYYAGLLPDEKVAKVKELTASGKVAMVGDGINDAPALATADLGIAMGKGTDSAIETADIVLMQDHLGKLPSAIKISKRVNKIIKLNISLALGLKLIALFLTIPGLLTLWIAILSDMGATILVTLISLTVMVGEKKESL from the coding sequence ATGAATGAATATAAACTTCAGGGCCTTACATGCGGCAACTGTGCGAGGGAAATGGAGGAGAGAATTAATCAATTAGAAAACGGAGAGGGATCAAGAATCCTTTATAACAGCAGTAAGCTGGTGTTAAGTGATGGAGTCGACATGCATAAGGTTGAAAAAATTCTTTCATCGGACGGAGCGGCAATTATGAAAGAAAATCCTGATGCTCATTCTGACCAGGGTCACGCACATGACCATTCCCATACCAGCAGTGATAAAATGAAAATCCTGATCGGCTTGTCGGCGATCATTTTCTTTTCAGCTATATATGTAGACACTCAATTGAATAATATCGTGCCTGTAATCATGTACCTTACAGCCGCAGCCACAAGTGGTTATCCTACTTTTATCAAAGGTGCGAAAAATCTGCTCAATTTGAAATTCAATATAGATACATTGATGACTATTGCTTTAATAGGCGCTTTTTCCATTGGTGAATGGAAAGAAGGAACACTTGTTGCGATCCTATTTGGCATCAACGAACTGCTTGAAGGCTTAGGAATGGAAAAAGCAAGGAAGTCCATGGAAGAACTTCTCAAAGTGGCTCCGAAAGAAGCGATCCTGATTGAAAACGGACAAGAAAGCGTAGTACCGATCAGTTCCTTGAGTGTTGGGGATTTGGTGCTGGTGAAATCCGGTCAGAAGATTCCATCCGACGGGATTGTGGCTACCGGTAAAAGTTCTGTAAACGAAGCTGCCATTACAGGTGAGGCGATGCCTGTGGAAAAAGAAAAGGATGAAAAAGTATTCGGTGGAAGTATTACCAACGAAGGGGTCCTAAAAGTAACAATTACGAAAGAATATCAAGATTCATCTCTTGCAAAAATTCTTCATTTGGTAGAAGAAGCACAGGAAACCAAAACCCCGACCGAGCAATTTATTAATCGCTTTGCCAAATACTATACACCCATCATTATGGTGATATCTGCTCTTGTAATGATCATCCCTCCACTCCTATTAAGTGGAGAATGGGGATTCTGGTTTTACCAAGGACTGGCTGTTCTCATCGTGGGCTGTCCATGTGCACTGATCCTGTCCTCTCCGATTGCGATTGTTTCGGGGATTGCCCGGAATGCTAAAAATGGAATCCTTATCAAAGGCGGGGTATTCCTTGAACAGCTTGGAAAGATTGATACCGTAGCATTTGATAAAACTGGTACACTGACTAAGGGGCATCCTTATGTAGAGAAAATGGTTGTTTTTGATGAAGAAAACTTTCTCCATGTGGCGGGTTCAGTTGAAAAATCTTCATCACACCCAGTTGCAAAAGCAGTGATGGAAAAAGTGAACGGTCAAAAAATTTCTCTTGCAGAGCCTGAAGAAATCAGCACGATATCTGGTCAAGGAGTATCTGCAGTCATTGAAGGTAAATCATACAAGGTAGGAAATGAAAAAAGTATTGCCTTCACATTACCTTCTGATATTTCAGAACACATCAATGCTTTAAAAAGTGAAGGATATACACTGGTGATTGTTTCGAGTGAAGAAAAAGTGTTGGGCATCTTTGGCATCACTGATGAAATCAGGGATGAAAGTAAAGAAATTATAGATGAGCTTTATTCAGCCGGAATCAAACATACCGTGATGCTTACAGGTGATCACAATAAAACGGCTGAAAAAGTTGCAAAGCAAGTCGGGTTGACGAATTACTATGCAGGTCTGCTTCCAGATGAAAAGGTGGCAAAAGTGAAAGAACTGACTGCAAGCGGAAAGGTTGCCATGGTTGGTGACGGGATAAACGATGCACCAGCATTGGCAACTGCAGACCTGGGCATTGCCATGGGTAAAGGGACTGACAGTGCAATCGAAACGGCTGATATTGTCTTGATGCAGGATCATCTGGGAAAGCTGCCTTCAGCCATTAAAATATCAAAGAGAGTGAATAAAATCATCAAA